Proteins from a single region of Microbacterium sp. zg-Y818:
- a CDS encoding serine hydrolase domain-containing protein codes for MNDTTTTAASTGRPPLRVWIALAAVLALAVAALSAGAWFRTSAGSSTESALEERLQSLVDAGYPGVLASVTRADGERIDATIGEVGELPAEPEVRIGSNTKMFVATVVLQLAEEGLVELDEPIDAYLPGIVTGEGIDGTAITVRQLLQQTSGLPEYSNEVAADAFGVQNVYISARDMLDIALSEPAVFAPGTQWRYTNTNYIVLGLLVERVTQRALWEQIEDRIVTPLKLQHTYLPGPGERELRGPHPPAFHADEPGRLREITDMDPSFGWSAGAMISTPGELNEFMRALLAGELLSEESMAQMQDAVAAPDDLWPEAMYGLGLQSFPLSCGGIAWGHGGDIPGTQTRNAVAPDGTTATIAVTALPWALVDAADEELLLEQYRIVVDALDETLCAR; via the coding sequence ATGAACGACACCACCACCACCGCGGCATCCACAGGTCGCCCTCCGCTGCGGGTCTGGATCGCGCTGGCAGCGGTCCTCGCGCTCGCTGTGGCCGCCCTCTCGGCCGGCGCCTGGTTCCGCACCTCGGCAGGCTCGTCCACCGAATCCGCTCTCGAAGAGCGACTCCAGAGCTTGGTCGACGCCGGCTACCCCGGGGTGCTGGCTTCGGTGACGCGGGCAGACGGCGAGCGGATCGATGCCACCATCGGCGAGGTCGGGGAGCTCCCGGCCGAGCCGGAGGTGCGCATCGGGAGCAACACGAAGATGTTCGTGGCGACCGTCGTGCTGCAGCTCGCCGAAGAAGGACTCGTCGAGCTCGACGAGCCGATCGACGCCTACCTGCCCGGCATCGTCACGGGGGAGGGGATCGACGGCACCGCCATCACCGTCCGGCAGCTGCTGCAGCAGACCTCGGGACTGCCGGAGTACAGCAACGAGGTGGCGGCGGACGCGTTCGGAGTGCAGAACGTGTACATCTCGGCGCGCGACATGCTCGACATCGCGCTGAGCGAGCCCGCCGTCTTCGCGCCCGGCACCCAGTGGCGCTACACGAACACGAACTACATCGTCCTCGGTCTGCTCGTCGAGCGGGTCACCCAGCGGGCGCTGTGGGAGCAGATCGAGGACCGCATCGTGACGCCGCTGAAACTGCAGCACACCTATCTGCCGGGTCCCGGTGAACGAGAGCTGCGTGGGCCGCACCCGCCGGCCTTCCACGCGGACGAGCCGGGTCGGCTGCGGGAGATCACCGACATGGATCCATCGTTCGGGTGGTCCGCCGGGGCGATGATCTCGACTCCGGGGGAGCTCAACGAGTTCATGCGGGCACTGCTGGCGGGGGAGCTGCTGTCGGAGGAGAGCATGGCACAGATGCAGGATGCGGTGGCGGCGCCCGATGACCTCTGGCCCGAGGCGATGTACGGGCTGGGGCTGCAGAGCTTCCCGCTCAGCTGCGGGGGCATCGCATGGGGTCACGGCGGTGACATCCCGGGCACGCAGACCCGCAACGCCGTCGCTCCCGACGGCACCACCGCGACGATCGCCGTGACCGCCCTGCCATGGGCGCTGGTGGATGCCGCGGACGAGGAGCTGCTGCTGGAGCAGTACCGCATCGTCGTCGACGCGCTCGATGAGACGCTCTGTGCGCGGTGA
- a CDS encoding ATP-binding cassette domain-containing protein has product MDITQSPPIEARALRKSFRGRVRVDDVTFTVGSGRITGLLGPNGAGKTTTIRMLLGLAAPASGDALVFGRPYRELEAPGRTVGAVLDSGGLHPSRSGRTHLRIVAARSGIPAARVDEVLAEVGMTADADRRAGGYSLGMRQRIALASALLGQPRILVLDEPANGLDPTGMHWLRQRLRAFADAGGSVLLSSHLLSDVQDIADDIVMIVDGSVAAASSLQDALDASDGDLEGFYLAVADGRAGVR; this is encoded by the coding sequence ATGGACATCACACAATCACCCCCGATCGAGGCGCGTGCCCTGCGGAAGAGCTTCCGCGGCCGCGTGCGCGTCGACGACGTCACCTTCACCGTCGGCTCCGGTCGCATCACCGGACTGCTCGGCCCCAACGGCGCCGGCAAGACCACCACCATCCGCATGCTGCTGGGCCTCGCGGCTCCGGCATCCGGCGACGCGCTCGTGTTCGGGCGCCCGTACCGGGAGCTCGAGGCTCCCGGCCGCACCGTCGGCGCCGTGCTCGACTCGGGCGGATTGCACCCGTCCCGCAGCGGCCGCACTCACCTGCGCATCGTCGCGGCGCGTTCCGGCATCCCTGCCGCCAGGGTCGATGAGGTGCTCGCCGAAGTCGGCATGACGGCAGACGCCGACCGACGCGCCGGGGGCTACTCGCTGGGAATGCGCCAGCGCATCGCCCTGGCATCCGCCCTGCTCGGCCAGCCCCGCATCCTCGTGCTGGATGAGCCGGCGAACGGGCTCGACCCGACCGGCATGCACTGGCTCCGCCAGCGCCTGCGGGCCTTCGCCGATGCCGGTGGCTCGGTGCTCCTCTCCTCGCACCTGCTGTCGGATGTGCAGGACATCGCCGACGACATCGTGATGATCGTCGACGGCTCGGTGGCGGCGGCATCGTCGCTGCAGGACGCGCTCGACGCATCGGACGGCGACCTCGAGGGCTTCTACCTCGCTGTCGCCGACGGCCGGGCGGGGGTGCGCTGA